A window of the Garra rufa chromosome 10, GarRuf1.0, whole genome shotgun sequence genome harbors these coding sequences:
- the pfn2a gene encoding profilin 2a isoform X1, translating into MSWQSYVDNLMADGSCQDAAIVGYTDAKYVWASSEGGTFSGITPDEIDVIVGKDREGFFTSGLTLGKKKCSVIRDSLPLEGDWTMDIRTKSHNGEPTYNVSIGRAGKVLVIVMGKEGTHGGSLNKKAFSMAEYLRKVGY; encoded by the exons ATGTCTTGGCAAAGCTACGTGGATAACCTGATGGCCGATGGCAGCTGCCAGGATGCCGCCATTGTTGGCTACACGGACGCCAAATACGTTTGGGCATCGTCAGAGGGTGGTACTTTTAGCGGTATAACG CCTGATGAAATCGATGTCATTGTCGGGAAAGACCGAGAGGGCTTCTTCACCAGTGGGCTGACTCTAGGGAAAAAGAAGTGCTCTGTGATCAGGGACAGCCTTCCGCTGGAAGGGGACTGGACGATGGACATCAGGACAAAGAGTCATAATGGAGAGCCGACATACAATGTTTCCATAGGCAGAGCTGGCAAAG TGTTGGTTATAGTCATGGGAAAGGAAGGTACCCACGGAGGATCGCTCAACAAGAAAGCATTTAGCATGGCTGAGTACCTGAGGAAAGTTGGATACTAA
- the pfn2a gene encoding profilin 2a isoform X2: MSWQSYVDNLMADGSCQDAAIVGYTDAKYVWASSEGGTFSGITPDEIDVIVGKDREGFFTSGLTLGKKKCSVIRDSLPLEGDWTMDIRTKSHNGEPTYNVSIGRAGKVLVLVMGKEGVHGGGLNKKAYSMAKYLRDSGF; the protein is encoded by the exons ATGTCTTGGCAAAGCTACGTGGATAACCTGATGGCCGATGGCAGCTGCCAGGATGCCGCCATTGTTGGCTACACGGACGCCAAATACGTTTGGGCATCGTCAGAGGGTGGTACTTTTAGCGGTATAACG CCTGATGAAATCGATGTCATTGTCGGGAAAGACCGAGAGGGCTTCTTCACCAGTGGGCTGACTCTAGGGAAAAAGAAGTGCTCTGTGATCAGGGACAGCCTTCCGCTGGAAGGGGACTGGACGATGGACATCAGGACAAAGAGTCATAATGGAGAGCCGACATACAATGTTTCCATAGGCAGAGCTGGCAAAG TCTTGGTTCTTGTAATGGGCAAAGAAGGGGTCCATGGAGGCGGATTGAATAAGAAGGCATACTCAATGGCAAAATACTTGAGGGATTCAGGGTTCTAA